GAAGCCTTACACCGTCGCGGCTCCCGATAGCCCCCGGCCTTGGCGAGGTAGTGCAGGGTGCGGATCGTTGCGGACCTTCCTCGGTGCCCCTTGCCAAGGCTGCTCCACTTCTCCAGACACTCGGCCTCGTCGAAGTTCGGCATTTGGCGGGACCACTCCACCCAGACGGAGAGGAGATCGGGATCGGTGTCGTGGAGCGCCATGCCGGCGCGTAGCCAGTCGCCGTAGGAGGTGTGGGCGGCGGGGTCGATGTGAGCGAGCATCTGCACCGCCCGCTCGGTGTCCTCAGCGGTGGGCGTTATTGGCTCGGTGTCGGGCAGCTCCTGGACTGCCAATGGCTCAAGTAGCCAGTCCGGAGCGACGGCGAGGCCTACGTCTTTTGGGTCACCACCTGGCCGCCACCGGTAGCGGCCGGTTTCGGGATGGGTGCCGATGATGACGGCCTGGTGGCGATCCCATCGCAGCTCCCAGAGGGTTTCGCCGTCATCGTTGCTCCAGGGCCGACGATTGCGGAGTGCTGGCCACCACTCGGGGGGCACTGTGAAGGCACGACCGGAGCGGCCTGGCTTGCCGCTGGTCCAGGAGAGCGTGGCAGGGAGGTCTTCGACGGTGTGACCGGTGACGGCTTGGAATGACTCACGCCACCCCTCGGCGTCAAGGTCGAGGACGACGACACCGGAGGCGGGGCCTGACTTGAGACCCCAAGCGGGCGGCATGAGGTCAAGTTCGGCGGCCTCTTGGGGGGAGAATTCGGAGGCGTCGATACCGCCGATTGGGGTTTTGTTGGCATCAACGCGGCATAGGCGAAGGCCGGTAGGAAGGCGTAGGAGGTCACGGCGAAAACGCTCGATACGCGCCAGGCCACCGGGGCGCTCGATGGTGGGGGAGTTATTGGCGGTAGCTGTGGCGGTCATTTGAGGACGTGGGCTGAACCTTCCTCAGATCCCGTCCGTCCGCTAGAGTCCTGTCATACCAGTTCAGGACTTGCTTTCGGGCAGTTTGCGCAGGCCTCGGGTTCCCAGCCCGAGGCCTTTTGCGTTGAGGGAGTATGTGGGTCCAGCCTATAGGGAAACTGGGCGGAAGTAAGCGACTTTTGAGCTAGTCAGGCGGCATACTTTTAATCGGCCGGGAAACAAGGAATTTAGCAATATTGATGGCTTGGTTTTCTTGGCTACTGGTGTTATTTGGTGGCGCACCGCCAATGGACTCCACTAGTAGCCCACTGGTGAAGTAGCCAGCCTCGCTGTCCTTCCGCGCCCTTGCCTCCACCGGCGTCTCCATCGACCCGAGGTAGCCATCGACGCCGAGGCGCTGAAACTCAAACCGCTCTGCATGGCAGCCGGAGACAAAGAACTGGAGCCCGTATTTCAACGCCACCGCTCGCAGCTCCTGGTCACTGATCCGCCAATCCGCCCACCCCGGCGCCGCCCACTGGGACGCCAGCCTTAGGACCTCGCTGGTGATGGCCTCCTGCCGTTGCTCTGAGGACCGATGGAGCGTCTCCTCCAGCCTGGCGACCTCCTCCCGCACCTCTTCGGCCTGGCGTCTGGCGCGGGGCGTACCCAGCCGCTCAAACGCGACGGCCTCCTCCCGTAACTTCACCAGCTCCACGGGTTCGGGCAGCTCGTGGGGCACGGCCTGATCAGCGATCTGCACGGCTGCCAGCCCAATGGCGCGTCGGATCAGGTTTGGGACCTTGGCGTGGTCGAGGTGGTTGCGGTGGCCTACGGGGCACCCGGCACCGCGTATCTGCCGACAGATGACGAGCACGACACCATTAGGGCGCCGCTTGAGGTGCATCCGCCGCCCGCAAGCCTCACAGACGAAAAGGCCAGTGCCGAGCCGCTCCCGAGAGGCCTTGCGTTGAGCGCCGCCATTGGTGCGGTTCGACTGGCGCAGCGCGGCAATCGCCTCCCACTCATGCGACTCCACTAGTGGTGGGTGCTGCCCCCAGATGATCTCCGGGTTCGGGGTCCTCAATCCATAGACCACCGCCCCACGGAGGTTCGGGCTCGTGATCCATCTGGCAAAGGCCGAAATACCCCACGGCTTGCCGTCTAGCTCGTACCGCTTCCGTCGTGCTGCCGTTGAGCTGCCCGTGGCGAGATAGGTCTCAATCACAGCGCGGGCTTTGTCCCAAGATTCGGGATCGGGCACGAGGCGGCCCTCCTTGGCGAGGTAGCCCCATGGCGGCCGACCGTGATGCTTGCCCTGCTCGCGTTGGTGCGCCAGAGCGTTCCGCACCCGCCGGGAAAGCATCTGGGTTTCGTGTTGGGCGAAGGCCCCGAGGATCTGCGCCTGTAGGCAACTCGATGGATCGGCCGGGTCGATGGCCGCCTCATCCAAGAACCGGAAGGCGACGCCGTACTGATCGATCAGCTCCCACAAGGCGGCGGCCTCGCTTCGGGTGCGCTGGAGCCGGTCCTGACGAATCGCCCATATCTCGCTGACCTCACCACGACGGGCACGGTCGAAGAGCTGGCGGAGCTTTGTCTGGCGGCCCTTGGAGGCGGAGGCGACCTCGACCACCACCCTTTCGCGTGGGATGCCTGCCGAAATCAGCCGAGCCACCTGGCTGTCGATGGAGACGCCGCTGGTCTGCTCTTCGGTTGAGACGCGGGCATAAGCCCAGGCCTCGGGGGAGGAGCTGACGAGCCGAGCGGGCATCCTTGACATCGGCCTTGCTTAACGTCAATACTACACTGAGGTGAAAGCCCGAAGCGGCCAGGGCATGGGAGAGCCCTGCCGCCCGGAACGCCTGCCGCACCGTGTCGGGCAGCGG
This sequence is a window from Cyanobium sp. PCC 7001. Protein-coding genes within it:
- a CDS encoding recombinase family protein, which gives rise to MARLISAGIPRERVVVEVASASKGRQTKLRQLFDRARRGEVSEIWAIRQDRLQRTRSEAAALWELIDQYGVAFRFLDEAAIDPADPSSCLQAQILGAFAQHETQMLSRRVRNALAHQREQGKHHGRPPWGYLAKEGRLVPDPESWDKARAVIETYLATGSSTAARRKRYELDGKPWGISAFARWITSPNLRGAVVYGLRTPNPEIIWGQHPPLVESHEWEAIAALRQSNRTNGGAQRKASRERLGTGLFVCEACGRRMHLKRRPNGVVLVICRQIRGAGCPVGHRNHLDHAKVPNLIRRAIGLAAVQIADQAVPHELPEPVELVKLREEAVAFERLGTPRARRQAEEVREEVARLEETLHRSSEQRQEAITSEVLRLASQWAAPGWADWRISDQELRAVALKYGLQFFVSGCHAERFEFQRLGVDGYLGSMETPVEARARKDSEAGYFTSGLLVESIGGAPPNNTSSQENQAINIAKFLVSRPIKSMPPD